From one Thalassobaculum sp. OXR-137 genomic stretch:
- a CDS encoding TRAP transporter small permease subunit — MTARTDGQSPWRSLLRIADALERPVVRVGEAVSWLFLPLIAIILFDALTRRYLRKLDFVMESDLHFYLNSPAMQDAEWHLHAIIMLCALGYACACNAHVRLDMLRGRLGERGRLWVEFLGGLFLLMPFMAIFAADCFDFFWIAWVHDETAGETNGIGERWVIKFFMFFGPVLLLMAGASVLIRLAVRLFGPPELAPDTRTEAISARDFSAFN; from the coding sequence ATGACTGCCCGCACGGACGGCCAATCCCCCTGGCGTTCCCTTCTTCGGATCGCCGATGCGCTGGAGCGCCCGGTGGTCCGGGTCGGCGAGGCGGTGTCGTGGCTGTTCCTGCCGCTAATCGCCATCATCCTGTTCGACGCGCTGACCCGCCGCTACCTGCGCAAGCTCGACTTCGTGATGGAGAGCGACCTGCATTTCTACCTGAACTCGCCGGCGATGCAGGACGCCGAGTGGCACCTGCACGCCATCATCATGCTTTGCGCCCTGGGCTATGCCTGCGCCTGCAACGCCCATGTGCGGCTCGACATGCTGCGCGGCCGGCTCGGCGAGCGGGGGCGGCTCTGGGTGGAGTTCCTGGGCGGGCTGTTCCTGCTCATGCCGTTCATGGCGATCTTCGCCGCCGACTGTTTCGACTTCTTCTGGATCGCCTGGGTGCATGACGAGACGGCGGGCGAGACCAACGGCATCGGCGAGCGCTGGGTGATCAAGTTCTTCATGTTTTTCGGGCCGGTGCTGCTGCTGATGGCCGGCGCCTCGGTGCTGATCCGCCTCGCCGTCCGCCTGTTCGGCCCGCCGGAGCTGGCCCCGGACACAAGGACCGAGGCGATCTCCGCGCGGGACTTTTCGGCGTTCAATTGA